The following proteins come from a genomic window of Dromaius novaehollandiae isolate bDroNov1 unplaced genomic scaffold, bDroNov1.hap1 HAP1_SCAFFOLD_27, whole genome shotgun sequence:
- the LOC112979596 gene encoding olfactory receptor 14A16-like: protein MSNSSSCNKFLLLGFADSRELQLLHFSLFLGIYLAALLGNGLIITAIACDHRLHTPMYFFLLNLSVLDLGSISTTVPKSMANSLRDTRAISYSGCAAQVFLIFFLLGGEYSLLTVMAYDRYVAICKPLHYGTIMGSRACVEMAAAAWAGGFFNALLQTANTFSIPLCQGNTVEQFFCEVPQILKLSCADSYLRELGLLMAGACLVFGCFICIVVSYVQIFTVVLRIPSEQGRHKAFSMCLPHLAVVSLFISTGMFAYLKPPSISSPVLDLVVAVLYAVVPPAVNPLIYSVRNKELKDALRKL, encoded by the coding sequence atgtccaacagcagctcctgcaacaagttcctcctcctggggtttgcagacagtagggagctgcagctcttgcacttctccctcttcctgggcatctacctggctgctctcctgggcaatggcctcatcatcacagccatagcctgcgaccaccgcctccacacccccatgtacttcttcctcctcaacctctctgtcctcgaccttggctccatctccaccactgtgcccaaatccatggccaattccctgagggacaccagggccatttcctactcgggatgtgctgcccaggtcttcctcattttcttcttattaggaggagagtattctctcctcacagtcatggcgtatgaccgctacgttgccatctgcaaacccctgcactatggcacaatcatgggcagcagagcttgtgttgaaatggcagcagctgcctgggctggtgggtttttcaatgctctcctgcagactgctaacacattttcaataccactctgccaaggcaacacagtggagcagttcttctgtgaagttccccagatcctcaagctctcctgcgcagactcctacctcagggaacttgggcttcttaTGGCTggtgcctgtttagtctttgggtgtttcatttgcattgtggtgtcctacgtgcagatcttcacagtcgtgctgaggatcccctctgagcagggccggcacaaagccttttccatgtgcctcccgcacctggctgtggtctccctgttcatcagcactggcatgtttgcctacctgaagcccccctccatctcctccccagttctggatctggtggtggctgttctgtatgcagtggtgcctccagcagtgaaccccctcatctacagcgtgaggaacaaggagctcaaggatgccctgaggaaactg